AACCATGACCCGAGCAGAAGCCGTCACCATTCTGATAAAAGCGTTAGGATTTCAACATTTAGCACCCATTCAACAATACGGTACCGGTTATCTGGACGATGCCCAGATTCCACTTTGGGCAAGAGACGCCGCCTACTTAGCCGGCGAATTAGGCCTGATCACAGATCAAAGCGGTTACTTTCAGCCACAGCGAAAGTTAACCAAAGCCGATACCGCCATTTTATTAAACGACTTTATCGACTATCTTCGCCAAGACCTACGATACGATTATCGGGAACGTATCCTTAATTTTTAGCCAGTTTGTTTACCATACAGCCGAAGAAAAAATCATTATTGAAATTTCTAAAACACCTAAGAGTGAAAAGGGACGGAAAATTTTCCGTCCCTTTTTATAATTTCCTTCGGATATAATTGTCATGATGCCTTTCATATCGTATAATGATTAAATAACCGAATCCCAAAGAACCCAAGAACAGGATGTGAAACCGGTGAAATCACTCATCAGAAAGCTGACCCTAACCTTAACGCTGCTGCTATTCTTCAGCGTTTTTACATTTTCCGCCACAGAAAGCATACCGGCGAAGGATCACAGCATTATTCGGGAGGCCATACTTCAAAATTATGTCACCCCGATAGAACCCGAAAAACTGGAAACCATCACCCCGGAAATACTGGAAGCCTTATTGGATGAAAACAGTTACTACCTGACATCTCAACAAATGAAAGAAATAATTGAAGGATTTCAGGGAGCATTTGAAGGGATAGGCATTTATATTTTTCGGGAAAACGGAGATGTGATTGTATCAGAAACCATACCGGACAGCCCTGCCTTCGAAGCAGGTATTTTGTCAAGAGATCGCATTGTTGCCGTTGATGGAATGCCAACAGCACCTCTTTCTCTGGATCAGGTTGTCCGGCGAATCAAAGGCCCGAAAGGATCTACTGTGGTATTGGGAATTCGACGTTCTGGTCAGGATGAAATCATAGAATTTGAAATCACCCGCCAAAGCATTCAGGTATCAAGCGTGGATGGACAGGTCATCGAAGAAGAAATTGGCTACTTAGAAGTTCGTCAGTTTAGCGAAGACACCACCAGGAATACCAAGAAAATCCTGGAAGAATTTCAAGAAGCCGGCATCAACAAGCTGGTGATAGACCTTAGAAACAACCCTGGAGGACTGTTAAACGAAGGCATTAACTTCAGTCGTTTACTGATTCCACCTGGGCCCATCACCCATGTGCTTTACCGGGAAGGGGAAATAACCTATTCATCCTTTAATGATGATATCCCCTATGAAACCGCTGTAGTGCTTGTTAATGAAGGAAGCGCCAGTGCCGCTGAGATCTTTGCGGCAGCCTTTAAGGAGAGAGGCACCGGTATTATTATTGGCCAGCCTACCTATGGCAAAGGCTCCGTTCAAAGACTTTATCCCCTGCCTTCCGGCGGCGGATTCAAACTGACAGAAGCCGCTTACTTCAGCCCATTTAAAAGAGCCATTGATGGAAAAGGAGTCTATCCGGACATTGATCTGCAACGATTTCACCCTTCCATCCAATTGGAAGACATCAAGCCCTTAGGAGGAGAACGGCGATTAAGCGTACAAGACGAGGGAGAAGACGTTCTGGCAGCTCAGCAACGCCTTCAGTTACTGGGATATGCCATTGAAGATCCGGAAGGCATATTTGGATCATCCACCCAGGCCGCCGTTGCCAATTTTCAACGAGCACAAGGGATCTTTAGCTACGGGGTTTTAGATTTCTCTACCCAGCGACGACTCAACCGGGAATTTCAACAGTGGCTGATCGCTCCGGAGCAAGACCTGCAGTTAAAGACAGCGATAGACTATCTGAAAGGACAACGTAGTTCTCACGAAAACGCAAAACCGGTTAAAATCAATTGATATTCATGTGCTTGACGGTTAATATCATTAGACCTTAATCCTAAGACCTTAAGACCTTAAAAGAAACTCACCACAAAGGCCACAAAGAACACAAAGGACACAAAAAAGAAGCAAAGACAAGAAAGTCAAAAGAAAAAGATTTTAATGTTTTCTTCTGATAATTGATCACTCATCACTCTATATTGAAAGGAAGATCTTAATGACAAAATATATCTTTATAACCGGCGGAGTTGTATCCTCTCTCGGAAAAGGAATCACCGCCGCTTCTCTTGGACAACTGCTTAAAAGCAGAGGAATGAAAGTAACCATACAGAAATTCGACCCCTATATCAATATCGACCCAGGAACCATGAGTCCCTATCAGCATGGAGAAGTTTTTGTTACCGACGATGGAGCCGAAACAGATCTGGACTTAGGCCATTATGAACGATTCATCGATATCAATCTTAGCAAATACAGCTCCGTCACCTC
This region of Tindallia magadiensis genomic DNA includes:
- a CDS encoding S41 family peptidase, with translation MKSLIRKLTLTLTLLLFFSVFTFSATESIPAKDHSIIREAILQNYVTPIEPEKLETITPEILEALLDENSYYLTSQQMKEIIEGFQGAFEGIGIYIFRENGDVIVSETIPDSPAFEAGILSRDRIVAVDGMPTAPLSLDQVVRRIKGPKGSTVVLGIRRSGQDEIIEFEITRQSIQVSSVDGQVIEEEIGYLEVRQFSEDTTRNTKKILEEFQEAGINKLVIDLRNNPGGLLNEGINFSRLLIPPGPITHVLYREGEITYSSFNDDIPYETAVVLVNEGSASAAEIFAAAFKERGTGIIIGQPTYGKGSVQRLYPLPSGGGFKLTEAAYFSPFKRAIDGKGVYPDIDLQRFHPSIQLEDIKPLGGERRLSVQDEGEDVLAAQQRLQLLGYAIEDPEGIFGSSTQAAVANFQRAQGIFSYGVLDFSTQRRLNREFQQWLIAPEQDLQLKTAIDYLKGQRSSHENAKPVKIN